In Nymphaea colorata isolate Beijing-Zhang1983 chromosome 5, ASM883128v2, whole genome shotgun sequence, one genomic interval encodes:
- the LOC116254977 gene encoding probable zinc metalloprotease EGY2, chloroplastic, whose amino-acid sequence MMKLLVSASLHSTASYGCRLSSIPSPPAVPCFGSFGGKPHRVMVRAPGPLKKVANARLFGGRSLIPRATPPETEMRPESNDDENEKESFPVGGSPASLEPIQQADATDFQSSTNPNNDQSQEKAMLDISNTSDKDAGDSNAPVGTQGNDEVEELASGSPLPGVKQLGEPIRIPKASIDILRDQVFGFDTFFVTSQEPYEGGVLFKGNLRGQASTSYEKLTKKMQDKFGDQFKLFLLTNPEDDKPIAVVVPRQTLQPEANAVPEWFAASAFGLVTIFTLLLRNVPALQSNLLSTFDNLELLKDGLPGALVTIGLLGVHEVSHILTAKSMGAKLGVPYFVPSWQIGSFGAITRILSIIRNRQDLLKLAAAGPLAGFSLGLIFLLLGFILPPADGLGIVVDPSVFHESLLVGGLAKLLLGDVVKEGTPLSINPLVLWAWSGLLINAINSIPAGELDGGRIAFALWGRKAWARITGASIALLGVSSLFNDVAFYWVALIFFLQRGPISPLSEEITHPDNKSVALGISILFLGLLICLPYPFPFAPQDIL is encoded by the exons ATGATGAAGCTGCTCGTCTCCGCCTCCCTTCACTCCACCGCTTCCTATGGCTGTCGTCTCTCTTCCATTCCTTCCCCGCCCGCCGTCCCTTGCTTCGGTTCTTTCGGAGGGAAGCCGCACCGGGTGATGGTTAGAGCTCCTGGTCCCCTAAAGAAGGTCGCCAATGCGAG GCTCTTTGGAGGACGGAGTTTGATTCCTCGCGCAACGCCGCCAGAGACGGAAATGCGACCCGAAAGCAATGATGACGAAAAC GAGAAAGAATCATTTCCTGTTGGAGGATCGCCTGCTTCACTTGAACCTATTCAGCAAGCTGATGCCACTGATTTTCAATCATCCACCAACCCG AATAATGACCAATCCCAAGAGAAGGCAATGCTTGACATAAGTAATACAAGTGACAAAGACGCAGGTGATTCAAATGCTCCAGTGGGAACTCAG GGCAATGACGAGGTTGAAGAACTAGCAAGTGGGTCCCCCTTGCCGGGAGTCAAG CAACTTGGTGAACCAATCAGAATTCCGAAGGCATCAATAGATATTCTCAGGGATCAAGTATTTGGATTTGATACTTTTTTCGTCACAAGCCAGGAGCCATATGAG GGTGGAGTGCTGTTCAAGGGAAATTTGCGAGGGCAGGCATCTACAAGCTATGAGAAGCTAACCAAAAAGATGCAG GATAAATTTGGTGACCAATTCAAACTTTTCCTGCTCACAAATCCAGAGGATGATAAACCAATTGCAGTAGTAGTTCCCAGACAAACTTTGCAGCCAGAAGCTAATG CTGTTCCTGAATGGTTTGCCGCTAGTGCATTTGGACTGGTGACTATTTTCACTTTGCTTCTTCGAAACGTACCTGCGCTCCAGTCAAATTTGTT ATCTACGTTTGACAATCTTGAATTGTTGAAGGATGGTCTTCCTGGAGCCCTTGTAACCATAGGGTTGCTAGGAGTGCATGAAGTCAGCCATATTTTAACTGCAAAATCTATGGGGGCTAAGCTTGGTGTTCCATATTTTGTTCCTAGCTGGCAG ATCGGTTCTTTTGGTGCCATCACAAGAATCTTAAGTATCATACGCAATAGGCAAGACCTTCTCAAATTGGCTGCTGCTGGTCCTTTAGCTGGGTTCTCACTGGGTTTAATTTTCCTGCTTCTGGGTTTTATTTTGCCACCTGCTGATGGGCTTGGAATTGTAGTTGATCCATCTGTTTTTCATGAATCTCTCCTTGTTGGTGGTCTTG CCAAACTGCTTCTTGGGGATGTAGTAAAAGAGGGAACTCCTTTATCTATCAACCCCCTGGTTTTATGGGCATGGTCTGGACTTCTAATAAATGCTATAAATAGCATTCCTGCAGGGGAACTTGATGGAGGCCGCATCGCATTTGCTTTGTGGGGAAGAAAG GCATGGGCTCGTATAACTGGTGCCTCCATTGCACTCCTTGGAGTCTCTTCATTATTCAATGACGTTGCATTTTATTGGGTTGCCTTGATATTCTTTCTGCAAAGAGGACCAATTTCTCCGCTTTCAGAGGAAATAACTCATCCAGACAACAAAAGTGTTGCTCTTGGAATTTCAATTCTATTCTTGGGCCTTCTTATATGTCTACCATATCCATTTCCTTTTGCACCCCAAGACATCTTATGA